The Euphorbia lathyris chromosome 8, ddEupLath1.1, whole genome shotgun sequence genome has a window encoding:
- the LOC136203121 gene encoding GATA transcription factor 21-like: protein MNSSFPPFPIDLNEDHHHYHHLFSSSNSKITHEDYASSSSSISYPFFISPSSQDSPFYHHPNLHHEVGGSLGDPSVENEMSGNKFSICKKEDRENGSVKWMSSKMRLMRKMIKSDHQTVGNTSSENSNSVHKGQSSSSLELEVDDNTTKNLLNNNNNNNPSIRVCADCNTTKTPLWRSGPRGPKSLCNACGIRQRKARRALAAAQESGNGAMFDPESAAVKSKVKNKDQKTGNNSHLPFKKRCKFTAQGRGRKNKLCFEDLSSIILSKNSAFQQVFPQDEKEAAVLLMALSYGLVRS, encoded by the exons ATGAATTCCTCTTTTCCCCCTTTTCCTATAGACCTTAATGAAGATCATCATCATTATCAtcatcttttttcttcttctaattCTAAAATTACTCATGAAGATTAtgcttcttcttcatcttctatttcttACCCTTTTTTCATCTCCCCATCTTCCCAAGATTCCCCCTTTTACCACCACCCTAATTTGCACCATGAG gtTGGTGGATCATTGGGTGATCCGAGTGTTGAGAATGAGATGAGTGGAAATAAATTCTCAATTTGCAAGAAAGAAGATAGAGAGAATGGTTCAGTTAAGTGGATGTCTTCAAAGATGAGATTAATGAGGAAGATGATCAAGTCTGATCATCAAACTGTTGGAAATACTTCATCTGAGAATTCTAATTCTGTGCACAAAGGACAATCATCATCATCTTTGGAATTGGAAGTTGATGATAACACCACCAAAAATCTTctcaacaataacaacaacaacaacccCTCAATTAGGGTTTGTGCTGATTGCAACACTACCAAAACCCCTCTTTGGAGAAGTGGACCTAGAGGCCCTAAG TCGCTATGCAACGCCTGCGGAATCCGACAAAGGAAGGCGAGGAGAGCCTTGGCAGCAGCTCAAGAAAGTGGGAATGGTGCAATGTTTGATCCTGAATCAGCAGCAGTGAAGAGTAAAGTGAAAAACAAAGATCAAAAGACAGGAAATAACAGTCATCTTCCATTCAAAAAGAGGTGCAAATTTACAGCACAAGGTCGAGGAAGAAAGAATAAGCTATGTTTTGAGGATTTATCATCAATAATTTTGAGTAAGAATTCAGCTTTTCAACAAGTTTTCCCACAAGATGAAAAAGAAGCTGCTGTTCTACTCATGGCTTTATCTTATGGCCTTGTCCGTAGTTGA